The following proteins come from a genomic window of Candidatus Binatia bacterium:
- a CDS encoding type II toxin-antitoxin system VapC family toxin, giving the protein MIAVDTNILVRHLTQDDAAQSAKVQHLIDDIERREDAVFVSHIVLCEMCWVLSAVYGFRKREIVAAIGALLGDAIFALEERPSVETALGRYEESGGQFPDHLIGIVGSRVGADTTYTLDRRAATLPGFTLLR; this is encoded by the coding sequence ATGATCGCCGTCGACACCAACATCCTGGTTCGCCATCTCACCCAGGACGACGCGGCCCAGTCCGCGAAAGTGCAGCACCTCATTGACGACATCGAGCGTCGCGAAGATGCGGTCTTCGTCAGCCATATCGTTCTCTGCGAGATGTGCTGGGTTCTGTCGGCTGTCTACGGCTTCCGCAAGCGCGAGATCGTCGCCGCCATTGGGGCACTCCTGGGCGACGCTATCTTTGCTCTGGAAGAGCGGCCGAGCGTCGAAACGGCGCTCGGCCGGTACGAGGAATCCGGGGGGCAGTTTCCGGACCATCTGATCGGGATCGTCGGCTCTCGTGTCGGGGCCGACACGACCTACACGCTCGACCGGCGCGCCGCCACGCTGCCCGGCTTCACGCTCCTGCGCTGA
- a CDS encoding ATP-binding protein: MNVNQLNELLSRGEIDREDMWPRLAEYEAKAVPFRFEFGLDRLPTEPGLVVVRGPRQYGKSTWLDLELRNTIVDHGAGSAFYLNGDEILSEAVLYERLHELDAAFAATVSVRRIFIDEITAIADWERAIKRAYDEGHLRRTLVVTTGSRARDLRRGGERLPGRKGRLARTDYIFLPVSYRQFHRECSAQLGDKTWIAYLLSGGAPLAANDIFQFEHIPDHFVTMIRDWMLGDIVATGRSRLAFGQVLSTIFRFGGTPVGFAKLARESGLANNTVASGYVEQLSDLLCVLPQWSWNAERGRYDFRKPSKLAFVNLAAVTAWHPATLRYVHEFEALDARTRSMLVKWLVAQELWRRAAWAGAEPEGLGFWQSRDHEVDFVARGEEWIEVKIGRAGPLDFSWYPKTFPRGRLTVICATPFETERIRGVTLQDFLLEGPSRMPA, encoded by the coding sequence GTGAACGTTAACCAGTTGAACGAGCTGTTGTCGCGCGGCGAGATCGATCGCGAGGATATGTGGCCGCGGCTCGCCGAATACGAGGCAAAGGCGGTACCCTTTCGGTTCGAGTTCGGACTCGATCGCCTCCCGACCGAGCCCGGTCTGGTCGTGGTTCGCGGCCCACGTCAGTACGGTAAGAGCACCTGGCTGGATCTCGAGCTCAGGAACACCATTGTCGATCACGGCGCGGGGTCGGCGTTCTACCTGAACGGGGACGAGATCCTTTCCGAGGCGGTATTGTACGAGCGGCTGCACGAGCTCGATGCGGCGTTCGCCGCGACGGTGTCGGTACGCCGCATCTTCATCGACGAGATCACGGCCATCGCGGACTGGGAACGAGCGATCAAGCGTGCCTACGACGAAGGGCACCTGCGGCGCACGCTCGTCGTCACCACCGGCTCTCGCGCGCGCGATCTGCGACGCGGCGGCGAGCGCCTGCCGGGCCGCAAGGGCCGTCTCGCGCGTACCGACTACATCTTCCTGCCGGTTTCCTACCGCCAGTTTCATCGCGAGTGCTCCGCCCAACTCGGCGACAAGACGTGGATCGCTTACTTGCTCTCGGGGGGAGCTCCGCTGGCCGCGAACGACATCTTTCAGTTCGAGCATATCCCCGACCACTTCGTGACCATGATTCGCGATTGGATGCTCGGTGACATCGTTGCCACCGGCCGCAGCCGCCTGGCGTTCGGGCAGGTCCTGTCCACCATCTTCCGTTTCGGCGGAACTCCGGTGGGCTTTGCCAAGCTGGCGCGCGAATCGGGGCTCGCCAACAACACCGTAGCCAGCGGTTATGTCGAGCAGCTTTCCGATCTTCTCTGCGTGCTACCGCAGTGGTCATGGAACGCCGAGCGGGGCCGCTACGACTTTCGCAAGCCGAGCAAGCTCGCTTTCGTGAACCTGGCGGCCGTCACCGCCTGGCATCCGGCAACGCTGCGTTACGTGCACGAGTTCGAAGCTCTCGATGCTCGCACCCGCAGCATGCTCGTAAAGTGGCTCGTCGCCCAGGAGCTATGGCGGCGGGCCGCATGGGCCGGGGCAGAACCGGAAGGGCTCGGCTTCTGGCAATCGCGCGATCACGAGGTCGATTTCGTCGCCAGGGGCGAGGAATGGATCGAGGTGAAGATCGGCCGGGCCGGTCCTCTGGACTTCAGTTGGTATCCCAAGACCTTCCCGCGTGGCCGGCTGACCGTGATTTGCGCCACGCCCTTCGAGACCGAGCGCATCCGCGGCGTCACGCTGCAAGACTTCTTGCTGGAAGGGCCGTCGCGCATGCCTGCCTGA
- a CDS encoding AbrB/MazE/SpoVT family DNA-binding domain-containing protein — MKAQAVVTSKGQVTVPKAVRDALGVHEGDILVFEVEAGTVRVRPWRPGQCSAGALKKFLPADWQAPTVEEMDRGIARALTDRVPRR, encoded by the coding sequence GTGAAGGCGCAAGCCGTAGTCACCAGCAAGGGCCAGGTCACCGTGCCCAAGGCCGTGCGCGACGCGCTGGGCGTGCACGAGGGGGACATCCTCGTATTCGAGGTCGAGGCAGGCACTGTCCGCGTCCGCCCGTGGCGGCCCGGGCAGTGTTCTGCCGGAGCCTTGAAGAAGTTCCTCCCCGCCGACTGGCAGGCGCCGACGGTCGAGGAAATGGATCGGGGAATCGCGCGCGCCCTCACGGATCGTGTGCCCCGCCGATGA